The following are from one region of the Plodia interpunctella isolate USDA-ARS_2022_Savannah chromosome 25, ilPloInte3.2, whole genome shotgun sequence genome:
- the LOC128680906 gene encoding clotting factor B-like isoform X2 → MKGLNLDLAKLIIRILILMILFVVLFILSCLLYSSKYWPDVYNYVHANITIKRIPTLSELNFTVIEVDYTEIYPTTDLDGTTIDDFDTNTEDSIFLFDEFDFPTTKEKRGVKIDNNDYMEVPSKSVLVDYFFVEEPTKLIKDLIDESKLTFKYLKDVEILDGRLNEEYGISTAVFPWIATIFIKNETRDNQFEYYCDGALLNNRFVLTAGRCIKINNVTVNPDNILIVLGKKSLHAVGEDEKVHKVKSIKTHENFTIRDEGAKNDLTALELDGATSFNGAIQPADIIGDISDVENEATTAWGFTGELTQIVFDKEASRKCTINSSSENTFCATYSNDVALCPSYGGLHVVRQADRWYLRGIRTGDPEQRGICLNRDVTYTDLLKYKDWIVSITS, encoded by the exons ATGAAGGGTTTGAATCTTGATTTAGCGAAGTTGATAATAAGAATACTCATTTTGATGATACTCTTCGTTGTGCTGTTTATATTATCATGTTTATTGTATAGTTCCAAATACTGGCCTGATGTATATAATTACGTGCATGcaaatataactataaaaagGATACCAACGCTTTCGGAACTAAATTTTACAGTCATTGAAGTGGATTATACGGAAATATATCCTACGACAGATTTAGATGGAACTACAATAGATGACTTCGATACGAATACTGAAGACTCGATATTTTTGTTCGATGAGTTTGATTTTCCAACGACAAAAGAGAAAAGGGGtgttaaaattgataataacgATTACATGGAAGTGCCAAGTAAAAGTGTTTTGGTAGATTATTTCTTTGTAGAAGAACCAACGAAGCTAATCAAAGATTTGATCGACGAAAGCAAGCTGACCTTTAAATATCTCAAAGATGTTGAAATTTTAGACGGGAGATTAAACGaa gaATATGGGATATCAACGGCCGTGTTCCCGTGGATCGCgacgatttttataaaaaacgaaACGAGAGATAATCAGTTCGAATATTATTGCGATGGAGCCTTGTTGAACAATCGATTCGTCCTTACTG CTGGACGGtgcatcaaaataaataatgtaacagTAAACCCGGACAATATTCTGATTGTACTCGGAAAGAAGTCTCTTCACGCCGTGGGAGAAGACGAGAAAGTGCACAAG gtGAAGAGCATAAAAACCCATGAAAATTTCACAATTCGCGACGAGGGGGCCAAGAACGACTTGACAGCATTGGAGTTGGATGGAGCCACCAGCTTCAACGGAGCTATTCAACCAGCTGATATTATTGGAGATATTTCTGACGTAGAAAACGAAGCC acaaCAGCTTGGGGTTTCACGGGAGAATTGACTCAAATTGTTTTCGATAAAGAAGCAAGCAGAAAGTGTACCATTAATTCGAGTTCTGAAAATACTTTCTGCGCTACCTACAGCAATG ATGTAGCACTATGTCCAAGTTACGGAGGTCTGCACGTGGtcagacaggcagacagatGGTACCTGCGCGGAATTCGAACCGGCGACCCCGAACAACGAGGCATATGTTTGAACCGCGACGTTACTTACACTGATTTGTTGAAATATAAGGATTGGATTGTTAGTATTacatcttaa
- the LOC128680906 gene encoding uncharacterized protein LOC128680906 isoform X1: MKMNLKFVLICAVFFVEVKTECGDYLTCLSELIHGFFGTKYRNSTINEDFSQKDETDLYEIKDFSDKHLDKILNQVSSIVKDNVTGDILESRSKIAEFMNGKTKVLIKVFDFDKPVESGKTEKPNTTEGPKTFNSQETKNTLITEQQMIFATLPTSTDIPDLNTENIDLFTSTENIKDTLLTTDLIYQVNNMAVKFDNFEDNLILPDIYVDIGDNNTDYPNIDYIDLYKDVTVESVDFVPTQPSIVDIENLNAEKDIENNLIDFPATGEKLSNILSQDEYGISTAVFPWIATIFIKNETRDNQFEYYCDGALLNNRFVLTAGRCIKINNVTVNPDNILIVLGKKSLHAVGEDEKVHKVKSIKTHENFTIRDEGAKNDLTALELDGATSFNGAIQPADIIGDISDVENEATTAWGFTGELTQIVFDKEASRKCTINSSSENTFCATYSNDVALCPSYGGLHVVRQADRWYLRGIRTGDPEQRGICLNRDVTYTDLLKYKDWIVSITS, from the exons atgaaaatgaatttaaagtttgttttgatTTGTGCAGTGTTTTTTGTTGAAGTTAAAACAGAGTGTGGTGATTATTTGACGTGTTTGAGTGAGTTAATTCATGGATTCTTCGGGACTAAATACAGAAACTCAACGATTAATGAAGATTTCAGTCAAAAAGATGAAACAGATTTGTACGAAATCAAAGATTTTAGTGACAagcatttagataaaattctTAATCAAGTATCGAGTATAGTTAAAGATAATGTTACGGGTGATATTCTTGAATCAAGATCTAAAATCGCTGAATTCATGAACGGCAAGActaaagtattaataaaagtttttgattttgataaaccCGTTGAATCAGGTAAAACAGAAAAGCCAAATACAACAGAGGGACCAAAAACTTTCAATTCACaagaaactaaaaatacattaattacagAACAACAAATGATTTTTGCTACGCTGCCAACTTCCACTGATATTCCTGATTTAAACACCGAAAATATTGACCTATTCACAAgtacagaaaatataaaagataccCTTTTGACCACAGATCTGATATACCAGGTTAATAATATGgctgtcaaatttgacaattTCGAAGATAATTTGATATTGCCTGATATTTATGTAGATATTGGGGATAATAACACAGATTATCctaatatagattatattgatttatataaagaTGTTACGGTAGAAAGTGTGGACTTTGTGCCGACGCAACCATCAATAGTTgatatagaaaatttaaatgctgAAAAAGATATTGAAAATAACCTCATTGATTTTCCTGCCACAGGAGAGaaattgtcaaatattttaagtcaagac gaATATGGGATATCAACGGCCGTGTTCCCGTGGATCGCgacgatttttataaaaaacgaaACGAGAGATAATCAGTTCGAATATTATTGCGATGGAGCCTTGTTGAACAATCGATTCGTCCTTACTG CTGGACGGtgcatcaaaataaataatgtaacagTAAACCCGGACAATATTCTGATTGTACTCGGAAAGAAGTCTCTTCACGCCGTGGGAGAAGACGAGAAAGTGCACAAG gtGAAGAGCATAAAAACCCATGAAAATTTCACAATTCGCGACGAGGGGGCCAAGAACGACTTGACAGCATTGGAGTTGGATGGAGCCACCAGCTTCAACGGAGCTATTCAACCAGCTGATATTATTGGAGATATTTCTGACGTAGAAAACGAAGCC acaaCAGCTTGGGGTTTCACGGGAGAATTGACTCAAATTGTTTTCGATAAAGAAGCAAGCAGAAAGTGTACCATTAATTCGAGTTCTGAAAATACTTTCTGCGCTACCTACAGCAATG ATGTAGCACTATGTCCAAGTTACGGAGGTCTGCACGTGGtcagacaggcagacagatGGTACCTGCGCGGAATTCGAACCGGCGACCCCGAACAACGAGGCATATGTTTGAACCGCGACGTTACTTACACTGATTTGTTGAAATATAAGGATTGGATTGTTAGTATTacatcttaa